The following is a genomic window from Caproiciproducens sp. CPB-2.
GGCGTCGTTTCCTGCGCCTCATCCACGATGACGAACGCGTCGGTCAGCGTCCTTCCCCTCATATAGGTAAAGGTTTTCATATCGATCGTACCCGCACACTTGAGGTTTTCGATAATCGCGTCGACAGAGGTGTTGTCCTCCATACAGTTTTTTCTGGGCTTGCGGTTGCGGCCGCAGTACATCAGGTTTTCAAAGGCGTCATAGAAGCTGCCCATCCAGGGCCGGAGCTTTTCCTCCTCATTTCCCGGCAAAAATCCGATGTCGTCCCCCGCCGGCACCACCGGGCGGACAAACACGATTTTGCGGTACGCATGCTGCTCGATGACTTTTTCCAGCGCGACGGCGGTGGCGAGAATCGTTTTTCCCGAACCCGCGCCGCCCGTCAGGGAGACAAATTTAACGCTGTCGTCCATCATCAGCTCAAAGGCCATTTTCTGTTCCAGGTTCAGCGGCGTAAGTCCCCACGCGGTCCTGTTTTCGAACTGAAGCGGGACCAGCTTTTCGCCGTCAAACCGGGCGACAACCGAACGCGCCGGGGAATCCTTCGCATGAATCAAAAGAAACTGGTTCGGGAAAAGCCTGAGCTTTTTCGGGCAGGCCAGCCCGGAATCGTAGATTTTGTCAATATTTTCCGAGGAAAGCGCTGCCGTTACATAACCCCGATACAGGTCGTCAAGCGCGATCCGGTCGGTTTCATAATCCTCGGTCTCAATGCCGAAGGCCTGCGCCTTGAGCCTCATGCAGATGTCCTTGGACACAAGGATGGTGGGGATTTCCAAATCCCTTTTTTTGATGCTCAGCGTGGTAAGCAGAATTCTGTTGTCATTTTTTTTCAAATCCAGCTCATCGGTTATTTCCGTCACATGATGATAGCCGTTCATTTCAATTTTGAGGATGATATTTTTCTCAAGCTCGATTCCGTCCTGGATGCTTT
Proteins encoded in this region:
- a CDS encoding PhoH family protein — protein: MQQKNGNRKNYVLDTNVLLHDPACIHNFKGNNVILPMVVLEEIDSLKSRDGLCGCQARQAVRELSQMVEGKAQQSIQDGIELEKNIILKIEMNGYHHVTEITDELDLKKNDNRILLTTLSIKKRDLEIPTILVSKDICMRLKAQAFGIETEDYETDRIALDDLYRGYVTAALSSENIDKIYDSGLACPKKLRLFPNQFLLIHAKDSPARSVVARFDGEKLVPLQFENRTAWGLTPLNLEQKMAFELMMDDSVKFVSLTGGAGSGKTILATAVALEKVIEQHAYRKIVFVRPVVPAGDDIGFLPGNEEEKLRPWMGSFYDAFENLMYCGRNRKPRKNCMEDNTSVDAIIENLKCAGTIDMKTFTYMRGRTLTDAFVIVDEAQETTPHIAKLMMTRAGQNSKFVFIGDPTDNQIDNALVDSRSNGLVYLVERLKGSALTGHVTLSQVERSPLARLAENAL